TGGTTGTGTTGGTTCGTCATCGAACACTAGGTTTTGTGCTTCATCAAAACGTGCTTTGGTACGACTGCTATATGCCCACCACACGATCCCAATAAAACACACAAACACCACAACAGTAAATATGCTACCGGCTGTACCGTAATCCATACTATTTCAACGCCGTACCGAGAACTTGGAGGTAAGCGATCAAAGCTTCCATTTCAGTTTTACCCTGAACAGCTGCTTTGCCACCTGCAATTTCTTCTTCGGTATAGGGCACGCCGAAGTCTTTAAATACACGCATTTTTCGTTCTGTAAGTGCACCGTCTAGGGTGTTTTCAGCTAACCAAGGAAAACCCGGCATATTAGACTCAGGCACTACATTTCGAGGGTTCATTAGGTGAACTCGATGCCACTCATCGCTGTATCTGCCCCCAACCCTGGCCAAATCTGGCCCAGTGCGTTTAGAGCCCCATAAAAACGGATGCTCCCAAACTGATTCTCCGGCTACGGAATAGTGACCATAGCGCTCAGTCTCGGCTCTAAAAGGGCGGATCATTTGGCTATGACAACCTACGCAACCTTCTCGCATGTATATGTCACGTCCTTCTAACTGCAATGCAGTGTAAGGCTTCAGGCCTTCAACTGGTTCCATTGTTTGTTGCTGATACATAAGAGGTGTGATCTCAACCATGGCACCAAAACTTATCGCAATCAAAACAAAGATGGCTAATAAACCAACGTTCTTTTCTACAATTTCATGAACATTTTT
Above is a window of Aliiglaciecola sp. LCG003 DNA encoding:
- a CDS encoding CcoQ/FixQ family Cbb3-type cytochrome c oxidase assembly chaperone, producing MDYGTAGSIFTVVVFVCFIGIVWWAYSSRTKARFDEAQNLVFDDEPTQPSEKKERESSINE
- the ccoO gene encoding cytochrome-c oxidase, cbb3-type subunit II; the encoded protein is MKNVHEIVEKNVGLLAIFVLIAISFGAMVEITPLMYQQQTMEPVEGLKPYTALQLEGRDIYMREGCVGCHSQMIRPFRAETERYGHYSVAGESVWEHPFLWGSKRTGPDLARVGGRYSDEWHRVHLMNPRNVVPESNMPGFPWLAENTLDGALTERKMRVFKDFGVPYTEEEIAGGKAAVQGKTEMEALIAYLQVLGTALK